A portion of the Pedobacter cryoconitis genome contains these proteins:
- a CDS encoding galactokinase, giving the protein MKSELSNKFFDTYGQQPAATYFTPGRVNLIGEHIDYNGGLVLPCAITLGTWLCLAPNNDQVIRFKSMNFPEEAVIPLKSAYEKEGTGWYNYPLGVFNEILKNFQIPVGFDLLYAGNIPVGSGLSSSASIEVVTAYAITAYLGLDYDRLALVKLAQKVENEFIGVNSGIMDQFAVAFGEKDKAIVLNCDTLKYKIVDCNLGDHVLTIINTNKPRELAESKYNERVAECQAALQALNQEITLNNLCELTADKFALHSHLIKDETILKRATHVIKENDRVNLAAKALNNGDLDEFGRLMYASHQSLKDLYEVTGKELDTVVEFCAAYPEVTGARMTGAGFGGCAIALLKKDAEADFREKLTAYYTEHIGYAPTIYISEIGNGATTI; this is encoded by the coding sequence ATGAAATCTGAACTATCCAATAAATTCTTTGATACCTACGGCCAGCAACCGGCCGCAACTTATTTTACTCCTGGCCGCGTAAATCTGATCGGTGAACACATTGATTACAATGGAGGTTTAGTATTACCCTGCGCTATTACGCTCGGTACATGGCTTTGTCTTGCACCAAATAATGACCAGGTAATCCGTTTTAAAAGTATGAACTTCCCGGAAGAAGCTGTCATCCCTTTAAAATCTGCTTATGAAAAAGAAGGCACAGGATGGTATAATTATCCACTCGGAGTTTTCAATGAAATTCTTAAAAACTTTCAAATCCCGGTAGGTTTCGACCTTTTATATGCTGGTAATATTCCAGTTGGATCCGGATTATCATCTTCAGCTTCCATAGAAGTTGTAACTGCTTATGCAATTACCGCTTATCTTGGCCTGGATTATGATCGTTTAGCATTAGTAAAGCTCGCTCAGAAAGTAGAAAATGAGTTTATTGGTGTAAACAGTGGTATTATGGATCAATTTGCCGTTGCTTTCGGGGAAAAAGATAAGGCAATTGTACTGAATTGTGACACCCTGAAATATAAAATTGTGGACTGTAATCTTGGAGACCATGTCTTAACCATCATCAATACCAATAAACCAAGAGAACTCGCAGAATCTAAATACAATGAAAGAGTAGCTGAATGTCAGGCTGCACTTCAAGCCCTGAATCAGGAAATCACGCTTAACAATCTATGTGAACTGACTGCTGATAAATTTGCGCTGCACAGCCATTTGATTAAAGATGAGACTATCCTGAAGCGTGCCACTCACGTTATTAAAGAAAATGACCGCGTAAATCTTGCCGCAAAAGCATTAAATAATGGCGACCTGGATGAATTTGGCCGGTTAATGTATGCTTCACACCAATCATTGAAAGACCTGTACGAAGTTACCGGTAAAGAACTGGATACTGTAGTAGAATTCTGTGCGGCTTATCCTGAAGTTACAGGGGCAAGAATGACCGGAGCTGGTTTTGGTGGTTGCGCAATAGCGCTGCTGAAAAAAGATGCAGAAGCAGATTTCAGAGAAAAACTGACCGCTTACTATACAGAACACATTGGTTATGCGCCAACTATATATATCAGTGAAATTGGCAATGGAGCTACCACAATTTAA
- a CDS encoding aldose epimerase family protein, translated as MKENQISTGRFIDGKEIFAVELTNSLGSKVKIYNYGAIVSEFIVQNAIGEQQDIVLGFDDIDGYLNEDYVSNDYPYLGVVVGRYSNRIKDGKYSIDGVDYEMAQSLHGGLIGFDKKVWDILPTVDPSLTLQYVSPDGEEGFPGKLTVQLTFKLSDANELILDYKAVTDAPTALNLTHHTYFNLNKNGENIADHYLRIPAGNYLAQDKDYVVTGALVPVTGTRHDFLGGKTIGQDWDAAEGYDQSFVLDKPYGELGLASETTETSSGLKLEVYTTEPVAHFYTAKYLNTATGKGGRAYGPYSAFCIETQHYPNSVNVPEFPTTILRPGQTYAQTTIFKVSHT; from the coding sequence ATGAAAGAAAATCAAATTAGCACCGGGCGATTTATTGATGGCAAAGAAATCTTCGCGGTAGAGTTGACCAACAGTCTTGGAAGCAAGGTGAAAATATATAACTACGGAGCTATTGTAAGTGAGTTTATTGTACAGAATGCGATAGGAGAGCAACAGGATATTGTATTAGGTTTTGATGATATTGATGGCTATCTGAACGAAGACTATGTGTCTAACGATTACCCTTATCTTGGTGTAGTTGTAGGGCGTTATTCTAACCGGATTAAAGATGGGAAATATAGCATTGACGGAGTAGACTATGAAATGGCACAAAGTCTTCATGGCGGTTTAATTGGTTTCGACAAAAAGGTTTGGGACATTTTACCTACGGTAGATCCGAGTTTAACACTTCAGTATGTAAGCCCGGATGGGGAAGAAGGTTTTCCCGGTAAACTTACCGTCCAGCTTACGTTTAAACTGTCTGACGCTAATGAATTAATCCTTGATTACAAAGCGGTTACTGATGCACCTACGGCCCTTAATTTGACACATCATACATATTTCAATTTAAATAAAAATGGAGAAAATATAGCTGATCATTATTTAAGAATCCCTGCTGGTAATTATTTAGCACAGGATAAGGATTATGTAGTTACCGGTGCACTGGTTCCTGTAACAGGTACGCGCCATGATTTTCTGGGTGGTAAGACTATTGGACAGGATTGGGATGCAGCGGAGGGTTACGATCAGAGTTTTGTGCTGGATAAACCTTACGGTGAGTTAGGATTGGCGTCGGAAACTACGGAAACATCTTCAGGATTAAAGCTTGAAGTTTATACCACAGAACCTGTTGCTCATTTTTACACTGCTAAGTATTTAAATACGGCTACTGGTAAAGGGGGAAGGGCATATGGACCATATAGTGCTTTTTGTATAGAGACACAGCATTATCCGAATAGTGTGAATGTTCCGGAATTTCCAACTACAATTTTACGTCCTGGACAGACTTATGCACAAACGACAATTTTCAAAGTAAGTCATACCTAA
- a CDS encoding RNA methyltransferase: MQKLKTAELNRVGIEEFKEQDKLPVVVILDNVRSMNNVGSAFRTADGFAIEKIILCGITAQPPHREIEKTAIGATQSVAWVHYEETLDAIKELRADGYEIIAIEQAVDSIMLNTFKPDQSKKYALIFGNEVNGVSDEVMGQIDKCIEIPQFGTKHSFNIVISAGIVLWDFYAKLRL; the protein is encoded by the coding sequence ATGCAGAAATTAAAGACAGCTGAATTAAACCGTGTAGGTATAGAGGAATTTAAAGAACAGGATAAACTACCGGTAGTTGTGATACTGGATAATGTGCGCAGCATGAATAATGTGGGGTCTGCTTTTAGAACAGCAGATGGTTTTGCTATAGAGAAAATTATTCTTTGTGGGATTACTGCACAGCCTCCGCACCGTGAGATTGAGAAAACAGCCATTGGCGCAACACAATCTGTAGCCTGGGTACATTATGAAGAAACCCTGGATGCAATTAAAGAGCTAAGAGCAGATGGTTATGAAATTATAGCCATTGAACAAGCCGTAGACAGTATTATGCTGAACACTTTTAAACCAGACCAGTCTAAAAAATATGCATTGATCTTTGGGAATGAAGTGAACGGGGTCAGCGATGAAGTAATGGGGCAAATTGATAAATGTATTGAAATACCTCAGTTTGGCACTAAACATTCTTTTAATATCGTGATCTCTGCCGGAATTGTGTTATGGGATTTTTATGCCAAGCTAAGATTATAA